The Diadema setosum chromosome 1, eeDiaSeto1, whole genome shotgun sequence genome has a window encoding:
- the LOC140232590 gene encoding isthmin-1-like, translating to MAITFPSSAWHYLLFLAVFTLSFWLITPGLLATIQIHQGRRDLVIDSQGLDEVTVPSQQFVSSNVQTQENVNSKVRTYIGQKSRIRLLPKEKTKSSSLILNKVISTPRNLQSNVRDVPTTMPKTGSAASTEGKVAVTISTVFREEIDGSVDATSHSENGDMSIDLEDYYTYDYDDYLENDEYEKFPDKVKEPRSRKDAASIRTGEWRSMEQLAEIATNSNPSLGFVNLITPNPNLDITIEVVVNGEGNEEEDNQHLYESKPSTPSQPSTRPANGYDGDLTGRKIDEWSDWSSCSASCGQGKKERHRTCGTHCVDTEIRQCNDLPCSDSSIFVNSNVDFSMSVTTAPSDIIFDIDHGFTIDVVDDMSGVIDNTDIDRCKEWMECRSEKLVSYLKRLENLPSCPCLYPAALTVNSPIIDRHFRSYFRWVVVDLETSWLRLSTFKPTAVVCIQSEHSSLLASQQCCYDRNQRLITRGQGAGTPQLISAKISRELNYKIDVLPWIICKGDWTKYNLVRPPNNGRHCMENPDNETYHIQVEEARDF from the exons ATGGCCATAACTTTTCCCTCGTCAGCCTGGCACTACCTGCTCTTCCTGGCTGTCTTCACCCTGAGCTTCTGGCTGATCACGCCGGGACTCCTCGCCACGATACAG ATACACCAAGGGCGGAGGGATCTTGTGATTGACTCACAAGGATTGGATGAAGTCACAGTGCCAAGCCAACAATTTGTAAGCAGCAACGTCCAAACTCAGGAAAATGTCAATAGCAAGGTCAGAACTTACATCGGACAGAAGTCACGGATCAGACTATTACCCAaggagaaaacaaaatcttcTTCCTTAATCTTGAATAAGGTAATAAGCACACCAAGAAATCTTCAGAGTAATGTCAGAGACGTGCCTACTACCATGCCCAAAACTGGTTCCGCTGCGTCAACGGAGGGAAAAGTGGCTGTGACAATCAGCACTGTCTTCCGGGAAGAAATTGACGGTTCAGTGGACGCCACTTCACACTCAGAGAATGGAGACATGTCAATCGATTTAGAGGATTATTACacttatgattatgatgattaccTAGAAAATGACGAATATGAGAAGTTTCCTGACAAGGTAAAAGAGCCAAGGAGTAGAAAGGATGCTGCTAGTATACGAACTGGCGAGTGGCGATCAATGGAGCAACTTGCTGAGATAGCCACGaattcgaacccgagtctgggaTTTGTTAACCTAATCACTCCCAATCCAAACTTGGACATCACAATAGAAGTGGTTGTGAATGGGGAAGGGAACGAGGAAGAAGATAACCAGCACCTGTATGAAAGTAAACCATCTACACCGTCTCAACCATCAACTCGTCCAGCGAATGGTTATG ATGGGGACTTGACAGGTAGGAAAATTGACGAGTGGAGCGATTGGTCTTCATGTTCGGCATCGTGTGGGCAAGGAAAAAAGGAGCGACATAGGACATGCGGGACGCACTGTGTTGACACCGAAATTCGGCAATGTAATGATCTTCCGTGTTCAG ACTCGTCCATATTCGTGAACAGCAATGTCGATTTCAGTATGTCTGTGACAACCGCGCCATCCGACATAATCTTTGACATcgaccatggtttcacaattgATGTCGTGGACGATATGAGCGGCGTAATCGACAACACTGACATCG ATCGCTGTAAGGAATGGATGGAGTGCCGCAGCGAGAAGCTAGTCTCCTACCTCAAACGCCTGGAAAACCTCCCAAGTTGTCCCTGTCTTTACCCGGCTGCACTCACTGTCAATAGCCCGATCATCGATAGGCATTTTCGGAGCTACTTCCGCTGGGTGGTCGTTGACCTGGAGACTTCTTGGCTGAGACTTAGCACTTTCAAGCCGACGGCAGTGGTCTGTATCCAGTCAGAACACAGTTCTTTGTTGGCATCGCAGCAGTGTTGCTATGACAGAAACCAACGACTTATAACCCGCGGGCAAGGGGCAGGTACCCCACAGCTCATAAGTGCCAAGATTTCTCGAGAATTGAACTATAAAATTGACGTTCTGCCATGGATCATATGCAAAGGTGATTGGACGAAATACAATCTTGTTAGACCACCTAACAATGGCCGTCATTGCATGGAAAACCCTGATAATGAAACTTATCACATTCAGGTTGAAGAAGCCCGAGACTTTTGA